A single window of Drosophila suzukii chromosome 3, CBGP_Dsuzu_IsoJpt1.0, whole genome shotgun sequence DNA harbors:
- the AstC-R1 gene encoding somatostatin receptor type 2, translating to MFTWLMMGILQFANGDMTPDSYVNTTNWYNTNESLFTTELNQRWISGGSTIQPEEPVYGTELPTYQHCIATRNSFADLFTVVLYGFVCIIGLFGNTLVIYVVLRFSKMQTVTNIYILNLAVADECFLIGIPFLLYTIRICSWRFGEFMCKAYMVSTSITSFTSSIFLLIMSADRYIAVCHPISSPRYRTLHIAKIVSAVAWTTSAVLMLPVILYASTVEQEDGINYSCNIMWPDAYKKHSGTTFILYTFFLGFATPLCFILSFYYLVIRKLQSVGPKHATKSKEKRRAHRKVTRLVLTVISVYIFCWLPHWISQVALIHSNPAQRDLSRLEILIFLLLGALVYSNSAVNPILYAFLSENFRKSFFKAFTCMNKQDINAQLQVEPSVFTKQGSRKRGGSKRRQSTNTQMPPLMPQNAGNNNSSTTTSSTTTAEKTGTTVTQKSCNSNGKVTAPPENLIICLDEQQEAFCTTARRSSGAMQQTDL from the exons ATGTTTACGTGGCTGATGATGGGCATCCTGCAGTTTGCAAACGGGGATATGACCCCCGATTCATATGTGAATACCACAAATTGGTATAATACAAACGAGAGCTTATTTACCACGGAACTGAACCAAAGATGGATTAGTGGTGGCTCCACAATTCAGCCAGAGGAGCCTGTTTATGGCACCGAACTGCCCACCTATCAACATTGCATAGCCACCCGGAATTCCTTTGCCGATTTGTTCACCGTGGTGCTCTATGGATTTGTTTGCATTATCGGATTATTTGGCAATACCCTGGTGATCTATGTGGTGCTGCGCTTTTCTAAAATGCAAACGGTTACGAATATCTATATCCTGAATTTAGCGGTGGCAGATGAGTGTTTCCTGATTGGAATACCCTTTCTGCTGTATACGATCCGAATCTGCAGCTGGCGATTTGGGGAGTTTATGTGCAAGGCCTATATGGTAAGCACTTCGATCACCTCCTTTACCTCATCGATATTCCTGCTCATCATGTCTGCGGATCGGTATATAGCGGTGTGCCACCCGATATCCTCACCCCGATATCGAACCCTTCATATAGCCAAGATAGTCTCAGCCGTTGCCTGGACAACCTCAGCGGTCCTTATGCTACCGGTGATCCTGTATGCCAGCACTGTGGAGCAGGAGGATGGCATCAATTACTCCTGCAACATAATGTGGCCAGATGCGTATAAAAAGCACTCGGGCACTACCTTCATACTCTACACATTTTTCCTGGGATTCGCCACTCCACTGTGTTTTATCCTGAGTTTTTACTATCTGGTCATAAGGAAATTACAGTCAGTGGGTCCAAAACATGCCACCAAATCCAAGGAGAAGAGGAGGGCTCATCGGAAAGTCACACGACTGGTTCTTACG GTTATTAGTGTATACATATTTTGTTGGCTTCCACACTGGATTTCTCAG GTGGCCTTAATTCACTCGAATCCCGCTCAGAGGGACTTATCCCGACTGGAGATACTCATCTTTCTGCTTTTGGGAGCTCTGGTTTATTCCAATTCGGCCGTGAATCCCATACTCTATGCCTTCCTGAGTGAGAACTTTCGAAAGAGCTTCTTCAAGGCCTTCACCTGCATGAATAAGCAGGATATTAACGCTCAACTGCAGGTGGAACCCAGTGTTTTCACCAAGCAGGGCAGTAGAAAGAGGGGTGGATCCAAGCGCCGACAGTCCACCAATACTCAGATGCCTCCTCTGATGCCACAGAATGCTGGTAACAACAATTCATCGACCACCACATCCTCGACCACCACTGCAGAGAAAACCGGAACCACGGTGACACAGAAATCCTGCAATTCCAATGGCAAAGTGACAGCTCCGCCGGAGAATTTGATTATTTGTTTGGACGAGCAGCAGGAGGCCTTTTGCACCACCGCCAGGAGATCATCCGGTGCAATGCAGCAAACAGATTTGTAA